One Desulfovibrio inopinatus DSM 10711 genomic window, GCCACAAACGAGGCTAAAGACACACCCCAGAAGCTGAATACGATATCAAGCCCGAACGCATGGGATAAAATTTCTCCGAACGGTCCTCGCCTTCCGAGGAGGAGCAGTAAAAGAAATCCTGTTGCTATGGGGGGAAAGATGAGGGGAAGCGTGATCAAAAAGTCCACAATGGACGCCAGTGGACTGCGCCAACGTCCAAGACTGTAACCCAACCCAATTCCAAAAATGGCCAGCAAGGGGGTAACGACACACGCCGTTTTGAGACTGAGCACAATAGGGCCTACGGTGCCTGGCTGACTTAATACCATAAAAAATGACGACATGAAGAAGTACGCCTTTTTAGTCGATCATGAATGATGAATGTCTATTCGGCCGGAAAAGGGAGCTTTCCGGCCGAATAATGCGTGGTGGCTACAGCCCCTGTTTCGCAACAATTGCGCGGGCGGTATCCGACTTGAGGAATTGGTCGAAAGTAGCCGCAGCATCGGGGTTTGGGCTTGACGCAAGAGTTTTGGCTATGATTTGGATGGGAGCATAGAGGCTTTCGTCAACGGGGATGATTGCCTCGGCTTTGTCCGCAATGGCAAGGGCGTCGGTTAAATTAATAAAACCAAGATCGACTTCTCCGCTAATGACATAGGCAGAGACTTGGGGAACCGTGCCAACAACAAGGAGGTTGGACTCTACGTCTTTCCCAAGACCTGTTTTTTCCAGAAATTGTGATGCTGCGCGACCATAGATCGCTTTCTTTGTATCAGGCATAGCAATGCGTTTGACAGCGGGATTGGTCAGAACAGACTTGCCGCTTGCCGCATCGATCACTTTGACTTCTTTGATACCGTCAATAGAAACGCCTTTGGCGACAGCGAGGATGAGTTTCCCACGGCCGACGGCTTCTTCATTGCTCCACGAAAGATCGGAATTATCCAGAAAACGTTTGTCCCCGATAACGAGGTCGATGACGCC contains:
- the modA gene encoding molybdate ABC transporter substrate-binding protein translates to MNFIRLLNRYLLIAFLLLASVSTAFAEDTLTIAAGAGYKQLVTALCKAYVEDGHPLPQQVFGNMGQVIAQSKQSGVIDLVIGDKRFLDNSDLSWSNEEAVGRGKLILAVAKGVSIDGIKEVKVIDAASGKSVLTNPAVKRIAMPDTKKAIYGRAASQFLEKTGLGKDVESNLLVVGTVPQVSAYVISGEVDLGFINLTDALAIADKAEAIIPVDESLYAPIQIIAKTLASSPNPDAAATFDQFLKSDTARAIVAKQGL